Genomic DNA from Epinephelus fuscoguttatus linkage group LG14, E.fuscoguttatus.final_Chr_v1:
GAATCTGCAGCAGTGATAGTTACCTGGTCCCTGTAACTCGTTTGTAGTTGTTCTCAGAGTAGACGGCCAGGATGCTGACCCCTGACCCTATGTTGACCAGCAGCAGAGGGTAGGGGTTCTCCAGTGTGTACGGCTTCTGGATGCAGCGATCGGGGTCAGTGGGGTTTTCGAAGTAGTAGCACTCTGAGGGTCCGCGGGACACCACCGAGTCGATGTACAGCACCCCCCGAATCAAACAGTCCAGCTCGTCCAGCTTGTGAAGCTGCAGGTCGGCCATCTTTGTGGTGAGAGGAAAGAGAACATGGGTTACGTCACTGAGGGGATGTGGTCACTGgtcaggaggagacagaggcgGGAAActgggggaggaggaagagcaaaCAGGAACCTTCATCACTATAGGAACATGTCTTGTGCATCTGTACATCCCATAGTTTGTTAAAAATGTCCCATATCTTTTTAGGACGATTCATAAAAAAACTTTCAAggccttgattttttttctcactcgAATTCACAAACAGTTATTGCAAGGACCCATGGGAACCctgtgatattatttttttttttttttaaatttaaaaattcacaaactCTCAAGGATTCCAAGAACCTATTGAAAATCCCAATCCcaaaattaaagatttcaagGACCTATGGGAACCCCTGTGGTAATGCTTCTTCCTATGTATTCAAGCACTTTCAATGACCCACATCTATTTGTCTATTCTCAAAAAACTTCTAAGACCTTTTATCTTTTTCCCTCCTAAATTTAACAGAATCCCAAGGATTTCAAGGACCTGTATGTACTCTGTGGTATTGATTTTTAGGTACATGAATTCAAGCACTTTCTATCACTCATATCTGTTGGTGTCTATTTTCAAAAAACTGTCAAGGTCTTGGTATTTTCCTCTCTTAAATTCACAAACTCTCAAGGATTTCAAGAACTCATGGGAAACCTGTGATATGTATTTTTAGGTACATAAATGCAAGCACTTTCAATGATCCACATCTgtatctgttaaaaaacaacattcaagGCCTTGATTTTTCACCCCAAAAATTTCACAAACTTTTAAAGACCTCAAGGACCCATGGGAACCCCGGTGATATTGCTTTCTCCTATGTATATAGATTCAAGTTTTAAGGATTGAGTTTTAAGGTACATAAATTCAAGCACTTTCAGTCACTCATATCTATAATGTATTAATGCTTAttcaaattagaaaaaaaaattgcaaggCCTTATTTATTTCCCCACTCAAATTCACAAACTCTCAAGGATTTCAAGGACCCATGGGAACcctgatatatttttttttaggtataGAAATGTAAGCACTTTCAATGACTACTATCtatttatgtctattttcaaaAACTTTAACGGCCTTGATTTCACCCCTCAACTTTATAAACTCTCAAGGATTTCAAGGACCTATCAGAACCCTgtgatatttcttttttttaattacattaattCAAGCATTTTCAATGACTCATATCTATTGATGTCTGTTTTCATAAACTTCCAAGGCCTTGATATATTCCCCCTCAAATGCTCAAACCCTCAAGGATTTCAAGGACCAACTGGAACCCGGTGTAATTGACTTTTTGGGTATATAAATTTAAGCACTTTTAATGACCTGTGTCTATTTATGTCAAATTCAAAAACTTTACAGGCCTTGATTAAACTCTCAAGGATTTCAAGGACCCATGGGAACCCTgtgatattaatattttagGTATAGAAATGTAAGCACTTTCAATGACTACTATTTGTCTATTTTCAAAAACTTAAAAAGGCCTTGATTCCCCCCTCAAATTCACAAACTCTCAGGGATTTCAAGGACCTATGGGAATCCTGATATATTAATTTTTAGGTATATAAATTTAAGCACTTTTAATGACCCGTGTCTATTTATGTCTTAAAAACTTTACAGGCCTTGATTCCCCCCTCAAATTCACAAACTCTCAAGGATTTCAAGGACCCATGGGAGCCCTgtgatattaatattttagGTATAGAAATTTAAGGACTTTCAATGACCCATGTCtatttatgtctattttcaaaAAACTTTAAAGACCCTGATTCCCCCCTCAGATTCACAAACTCTCAAGGATTTCAAGGACCCATTGGAACCCTGTGAGAATGATTTTTTAGGAgcctaaaatatattttgctgatgcccccctccacagcagtacagtgCTTAGCGTCCATGCTAGTACTCCAGCCTGTGTATCCAACCTGGAGATGTGCTGACACCTACTGCAGgaaacacatacactcacacagccTCACATCAGAAGGTcttaactgtccctttaatttgtCCAAATTAATTACCTGATGCTTTGTTATGGTCCAGAAGTAAGAAAATTATTTGCTTTGATATCTTGACGGGTGCTTGAGGACACGCccctttctgtctttgtctccacTTGCTGCTACATCTGTAAATATGGGATCCAGGTGTTCTCCATCACTGCCTGTTCTGTTACATTAATTCccataaaatgctaaaaatatgTTCTGCCTTCTCTCTGTCGTCTCTCCTTCCTGTCAGTCTGCACTGTGCAGCCTTTAAAAGCAAACAGAGGAGAACAACAGCAGACCCACCGTGCGGAAATCAGACTCAAACTTGTAGGCCCCCCCTCCCGTGGCGCAGAGGGTGGTGTGGAGGCTGGAGAAGTGCTTGTTGCGGCCCATCTGCAGGAAGGCCGGCAGGTCATGAGTGGGGAAGCGGATGAAGTGCAGGTTGCCCGTCCTGCCGCACAGCGTCAGGTCCTGCAGCTCCAGGTGCACGTCCCTGATGCCCGTCTTACCATAGGCGGTGTTGGAGGTCAGGTAGCGGCGGATGCTCTTCAGGTTCTCCAcctcttcctgctcctcctcgGCTGTGATGTCTTTGGGCTCGAAGTACACCAGCTTCACCAGGGTGCCTCCAATGTCCATCCCAAACCAGGGAAATGCTGCATTGTGTGAGATAATATATGCAACAACAAAGAAATCATTCACCAACATTgtgtctttatttctttctcaCTGGATCATAATATCTTCTTGTATCTGTAATATGTAAATGCTTAGTGACGGTGAGGGCGGGTGGAGCTGGTGTCTACATGCTGGCCGACATAACGGCATCAGCTTCATCCACAGAAGCAGAAGTACAGTGTGTACCGCGAACGCCATCTTGTTGCAAAACAGATCCTGTCTATTTACTGACGCCACAGCTCACCGATGTTACATTGTAATACCAACACCGGAATTATTTTAATATCATCCCGCCACATCACACAGATATTTACTGTAACGTTATATTTTTATGCGTATTTctggctaattatcagttaattGGAATATTCTTTCCAAATCTGTATTTTCAGTCTTTAGCGGGGAACGCCTTTGATTTGTGTACATATACAACAACGGTGCGTTCCCCAGTAATTACACTCAGCCCATACTAGTAACGGTAACACCTACGCGGCCTTGTTTTCTTCACCGAGTCGCTCCGATGCCTCGCCGTCGAGTTGGAGGTCCGCCGGTCGGATGTGGCTCTTCCTGCGGGCGCGGCCGCCTCATTGTTGGGCTCGTTTCTGAGATACCCGGGCATCTCCTTGTCGGACCGCGGCTGCTTCGTGGGCGTTTCGTCTTCGTCGATACTTTCATCGTCGCGTTGGTGGCCATTGAACGCCATTGAAATGACTAATTCACTACATATATACTGCAGGTTGCGATAAATAAAAGCATCGGACGTCAGTTATTCCCGCGGACAATGAAGTCCGAGGAGCTATGAGCTAGCTAATTAGCCAGCTAAGTAGCTGTGTGGTTATAAACGGCCCGGTACATGTCCTTTTTATGTTCGCTGTCAAGGCTCAAGAGGGCGGGGCCAGCGAGTGATTGAAGGACGCCAGAACCAATCAGAGCGCGAATCTGCCAATCAGAAAACAGTTAATAAAAGGAGGTGATGTCACTGTTGTGTTCAGTTttcacataaaagaaaaaaaaaaatcatgtatgTATGCAAATAAATGGTGAAGCAAAGACTATTTTATCAGCccaaatacatttacaaaatcttaagtaatattcatatatttattttttatgattttgtccTAGAAACGTATGAATATCAAAGGTGAAACAAGCACCAGTTTACGATCGCAAACAAAATCTTAAATAACGTTTAAATTATTTTGtcaataatattttattattttattgtcttaaaAAACACGGAAGAATATCAAAAGGTGAAACAGGTAGTGTTTTAAAATCCCAAACAAATGTACAAAATCTTAagtaaaatttgtatttatttattttataaatgtaaGCACTTTTAATGACCCATGTCTATTTATGTCTTCAAAACTTTACAGGCCTTGATTCCCCCCTCAAATTCACAAACTCTCAAGGATTTCAAGGACCCATGGGAACCCTGTGATATTAATATTTCAGGTATAGAAATGTAAGCACTTTCAATGACTACTAACCATTTATCTATTTTCAAAAAACTTAAAAGGCCTTGATTCTGCCCTTCATATTCACAAACTCTCAAGGATTTCAAGGATCTACGGGAATCCTGATATATTAATTTTTAGGTATATAAATCTCAGCACTTTTAATGACCCATGTCTATTTATGTCTTAAAAACTTTACAGGCCTTGATTCCCCCCTCAAATTCACAAACTCTCAAGGATTTCAAGGACCCATGGGAACCCTgtgatattaatattttagGTATAGAAATTTAAGGACTTTCAATGAcccatgtttatttttattttaaaatttgttattattttattaatattttatcgTCGAAAAAAATGAGTATCAAAGCTAAAGCAAGCACCGTTTTATAATCCCAAGCAAATGTATAAAATTTTAAATGcttgtatttattaatatttattacctTAAAAAATCATGTACGTATGCATATCAAAAGGTGAAACAAGCACTAGTTTACGATCGCAAACAATTCCACAAAATCttaaataatgttaatattattttattgtcttaaaAAACACTATCAAAGGTGAAACAGGCAGTGTTTTAAAATCCCAAACAAATGTACAAaattgtaaataatatttatattattttattgatattttatgattttatgttATGGTCTTAAAgtcttaaaaaaacatgtatgaaTATCAAAGGTGAAGCAAGTACTATTTTATAATCccaaataaatgcacaaaatctgaaatatttatattattttattcaacaagcacatgcacgtgtgtgtgtgtgtgtgtgtgtgtgtgtgtgtgagagagagagagagagagagacagagagcaaccAAATTGAGATAAATGACAATACATTTAATATGTGCAGCTCAGAGATCCTCCTCCTCAGAGATGTGCAAAACTTTCTAAATTTAAGTTTTTCTTTCCTGACATTTCTAATACTGACAATACTGTTCTGAAAACAATCTTTTTCAGAACAGTATTTCTCAAACTTGATTCTATTTAAAGGAGAAGAAAACTTATGTAAAACTTAAAGTTCATCTCAGACATTTGACACCAGATGACTGACAGAAAGCTCAGTCAGTTTGATCAGACCAGTGGTCTCAAAACTTGGAGCTGTGAAAGCctgtaaaatacaacacatttttattgtacattttttatAATACCTGTTTGTTTCCGTCATTAATACACAGCATCAGTGCATCTTCACAAACCACAGGTTTGCAACAAGTGCATAAATAACCTGAGATCTCATCTCAGTTTCATGAAGCTCTCAATTAGAAGAGTAGATTTGGTTTTTGCTCACCAGGGTCGACTCCGTTCAACACTAAAGTGATAAAACATGGTGCAACTTTACAACATGCTTGTGATGAGGGCTGGCACGACATCGTAGTTTTACTACATGGTTATCTTGGCCAAAAGAGTTTACAATGACGATTTTATCGCAATATCAATacaaaatttgaaaaagaaaaatactatCATTTAAATGAATCTTTAATTTCTTTAgtgcattttgtctttttggtgAATAAATAACACTGAAAATTAGAGCTGTACCCGACTCAGGATTATCTCAGTTTAATCAGATTTATCTGTTTCACATGAATATTCAACTATTTGTTCCTCTTTTAACAGATAAGAGTTTGATGGTTTGAACTGGGTTCAGTGGGACGTTCAGGGTGACAGCGACATTCACACTGAATAGTAAACAAGCCAACTGGGCTAAAGACTGATTGGAAatgtcaaacaaaagccagagactgtgttgaatgaatgaatgaatgaatgaatgaatgaatgccttTTCAaaagaaggcagaagataacgtTATCCTGGAGCCTGACGGGGGCAAAGCCTCTACTTCTTTAGGGTCAGCTGTCTCTGTATCCGCAGCATCAAAGTGAggagtgctcactctgcagctaaatctggggactGAAACATCCCCAGAAGCACACTGCACacagactgacaaaaaaaaaagaaaactgctcGACTTGAAGATTCTCAGTCGACTAAGGGGTCTCCGACTGATGATTCGAATCTCcgactttcagggggcagccctactgaaAACACGAGCGTATGAAGGTGGAGAGAGTCTGTAACCATGACtcaggaggtggagcaggttgtccactaatctgaagatcagcagttcagtTCCTGACTCCTCCTTCACCAAACTGCTCCCAAGTGAGGGTACACACATGGTAGTTGTGCTGAATGTGGGCAGTGCCTGACGTGGTCGACACagaaagctagcttgctaacaaaTACAGCGAAACATGATGTTATTGgttcattttaaatttttttatgtttcatgcCTGCCTCCTGACTCACTGCAGCATCTCTCACCCTACGCCTTTTATATTTTCCACGGCCCATATCTGACAATATCGGTGGTTGGTTGGTTTAGACCCTCTTAGTGCCgacatcacaatgacatcatgttatcagctggaggagcagctgcctctcccccacagggctgtaggctccataggagtgttaaaatgtgtttgtcttgttgtgttattgggagccagaatagaaggagtcatggctcaaaaccagccgccactgcccgtcaacaaaaacaaagacaactatggttaaatgtgataagaccaaaggactggatggaggccatcatcaaaaatgctcacatgtgcagcgcacacttcatatcaggttagggaaaaagtatttcctgttgtagggatgaataaggttatgtgtattaagggttatcatgtccacctcatcagaaactggggagggattaagaggaagattggatttctctgcaacgctaactttttagcacattagctaacgttagcttccatagcaaaacaaacaagtgtggtcctcctttgtaagattggcttcctgtgacatcatccatccactgagtgagagcatacgggtcggccagtctggtcccgttggtcagtgtttacttattcaagtaacactggcggtcccggagagtgagtgacctgacatggtgcgtctCCACatacagagtgtccagagtgcgctccaACACTCAGAGTTAGTATCTCTGAATGCACCACAGAACATGCTaactagcgctagctaatgtctgtgacGAATTGTTTGcttccagctaagccccgcccaccaagaaacatcatactgtttactaacagtgaAGAGTCTTTTGGCTGAGGCTGCGATTCCGTGGGCCAAAGTTCACCCAAGTCGAACTCAACGCGATGCAAAGATGGGAATTTGCTTTGCCACCTGACGCGAACGTTTTATTCACCGCTCTGCTCACATTAAACAGAAGGCGAATTTTCGCTGATGTCTGTCTCATGTGTGACCGCACCCTGAGAGTGCTTGTAAATGTAtaactgagcagcaggtggcaacGTGTACGGTTGCcccagccaccagtgtatgaatgtgtgaatgtgacacatAGTGTAAAAGTGCTAGAAAGGTGCTACACAAGTGCACATTCATAACTTTACAACATCGTACAAAAGGAGCAGTTACACTTAACGGATAGTTAAAAGGCAACCAGGTGGCGTCAAGGTCGAGAGACAGAGCGAGAACATTTAAACAGAAATGATTTAAGAGCTGTGGGATTGTTTACACAATATGATCTGTATATTTTTTACCATGATAtcagtatttcatttttaaaagtcGTGGTTATTGACAATATCCCGGCACCTCTACTCGTAATTAACGACATGGTAATTATTAAACAGCTGCCTCACGCCATCCCAGTCCAGTGACTACAATAAGGCACCAAAACCTTAAGATCCTCTTTAAAAAGCCTTAAAGCCTAATCTTCCCCTTAATGCTTAAACCTCCACGCCATCAGCAGTGCACAGGCGCCCACTGCTGCAGCGATCAGAATGTACTTTGTATTAGGTGTCAGGGTGCGACAGGCCATCTTGTCCTCTGAATCCTGCAGTGTCTTCGGCTCTGCTGACAGATCAGTGGGTGTAGGCTCAGACGGGTGGTGGTTCTCACTGCAGGAGGTGTTCACACTCGGTACAGTATCAGCAGCGTTGTTGGACAGTGGTGGAGCAGAGGTCATCTCTTTGGCTGCTTCACTGCACACAGCTGGAACTTGTGGTGTCATGTTCTGCCCGTCTAAGTTAAGGATAGACGGCTCCTCAGATACGTGCCCCACGTGCTCCTGCACTGACTGCATTCCCAAACTGTTATGTGGAGACTCATAGTGGTTTTCCTCCGGTTCATTATGGTTCAGAGTGATGCCGGTCTCCTGGCATGGCAGTGCAGACGCTGTAGTCACGGTGGTGGAGCTGACATAGGAGCATGTAGAACTCTGGGCAGTGGTCACAGCAACTGACACAGAACTGCTTATTTCCAGACGCCCAGTATTACCCGAGTAGGGCGGCACCAGCAAGCTTTGTGCAGGGATCGTAGGGCTGCTGTGATTTAGTGGGTGGACGCTGATGAGTGCGCCAGGTTTACTCAGACACACAAAGCTGTCATCACACAGAGGGGCACCCATCCCAGCAGCACCAGGCGGGGGGGAGGTGGTCGCTGCAGCTTCTGTCTGCGGGCTGCTTTCAACAACCTGCAGGAGAAATTAATGTCACATGTCAGGTTCATTTTCTGCCTCAAATGTAGCTGAATCTGCTGAACACTGAACTTTGGCTTTGGCATTTATTGCAGGGCTGTTGGTGAACGCATCACACTCAAATGTTTTGCTGTTGGGTGAAAacactgtgacaaaaacttGCTATAACTTATTTTCtataactgaatttttacaTAGTAATGTAGGTAATGGATTTCATTAAAGGCACCCTGTGGAACGCTAGCGAGCATTGTTTTCATGAGTGGGccccctttttgtttttatgttgtgcaCATAAGCATGGACATGTGACTATGTAGCTTAGACAGAAGAAGACTGTATTTAATTTATCCTGATGAAGGTTTGAGGACTGTAACACAGATGGACAGTATGTGGGATCTTTAGTTTTAAATGATGATATTTAGGTTTTCACCTGTGCAGCAGGAGGTTCAGACGTCTCTTCAGGCTGCAGGACAGCTTTGAAGTCCCCAGGAGGGCTGGTGTCCTGGACTGGAGGCCTCTCTGGGGTCAGGGTCAGGAAAGAGGATCCATCGGTCACATCGGAGTTCATCTGAGCTGCAGAGGGACTCTGTGGTGGACTGACCTCTGTGGAGGTGGTTGTTGTTTGGAGAAGATCTGGGGACGCAGTGTGTGTTTCACACTGCTCAACAGGACAGGATGGTTGAGGAGCGTCCACAGAGCTGATGGATACCTCTCTGTTTCCTGCGCTCACCTGATCAGGGATCACAACATCATCAGCAGAGACATCCTGGATGTCTGATTCAGAGTTCTCCACCGGCTCCTGGTGAGAATTAGTCTCCCTCTGAGGAGGTGGGGGTGTAGTGGGCTGAGTGTGTGGGGCGGCAGGGGAAGGAGGAGGTGTTGATGGAGGAGGTGCCACTTCAGCCTGAGTGGACTGTGGAGGCTCTGGGACAGGCTCAGGTGGGGAAACAGCCTCAGGAACTTGGGCTGCTGAGCTCTGGGGGGCTTGTGGCTGCACAGGGGGTGAGGCCTGGGCAgctggctctggaggagctgatGCTTCAGCTGGCGGAGCAACAGCagcctgcctgatgcctctcaGAGCGTTGTACTTTGCTCTCATCTCAGCTGCCAGGGTCCACTGCTCACATGCCTCGAGCGCCTCAATGAACTGCTCCGGCcagttttctctcctcttcagACAGTCCAGAAGCATCGCCACGCCTTCACGGTTCCCACGATTCTGTCTCCTCGCCTCAATGTTTTCCTAAAATTACATTtcattggagaaaaaaaacacacatatacatcaATTGATCAGAGCAGTCATCAGCTTCTTGTTGTTAACTCTGCAAGAAATGGTTCACTGTTGTGAAAATGTATTACTGGCTTTGGAGGAAAGCATCAACTAAATGGTAGACTCTGTAAACCTGTCCattattaaaaactgtaaagttcAGAAAGATGGTCTTAAATGTGAGGTTAGATTTTTCATATTCTTTTGATCACATATTTCcagatttaaatttaaaaaagactaTTTTACTAAGGCAAAGTTAATGtgtgtccagttgtgtttagacaacatttaacatttgagaGCTTTACTTTAAGGTGAGggtattaactttttttttctttttggtatTTGTATAGAAAGTTCTTGTATCGGCACGTGTATGGAAAAATAATTTGGATACTTGGTAGTGAGAGACTTTTATCCATCTGTATGCAGTGTCGTATATGGAGGAACAAAATTAGGATTCTCCTGGTAACCggtgcaaaacaaaaagaaccattttacactgcctcttcaaggcgaGAATATCACGCTGTCATGCTGCTtcgctgttctgtataaaaggtacaatcgcaGAAtagggggacagagttgtttcGCCTCAGAGCCAGGAACAGAACCTGCAGGACGGGATCATAGGCAGCacgggtgtgacgttttgacgaCATGTTATGCGTGTGACCCATGGTGGGAGATTTCAagagtagctgttagcagttagcagctaactcagagGATAGCAATTTGGTaaaacagtgaggtccaggagctccgtaccctccgagcagaggacgagatcagccaccatgTAACAGGGAAGcaaaatgattgttattgacatgtgatgtcattgttattgtctATAAAGCGCTGCTGATGCGTAtgttatacagtacaggccaaaagtttggacacaccttctcattcaatgagttttctttattttcatgactatttacattgtagattctcactgaaggcatcaaaactatgaatgaacacatgtggagttatgtacttaacaaaaaaaggtgaaataactgaaaacatgttttatattctagtttcttcaaaatagccaccctttgctctgattactgctttgcacactcttggcattctctccatgagcttcaagaggtagtcacctgaaatggtttccacttcacaggtgtgccttatcagggttaattagtggaatttcttgctttatcaatggggttgggaccatcagttgtgttgtgcagaagtcaggttaatacacagccgacagccctattggacaactgttaaaattcatattatggcaagaaccaatcagctaactaaagaaaaaccagtggccatcattactttaagaaatgaaggtcagtcagtccggaaaattgcaaaaactttaaatgtgtccccaagtggagtcgcataaaccatcaagcgctacaacgaaactggcacacatgaggaccgacccaggaaaggaagaccaagagtcacctctgcttctgaggataagttcatccgagtcaccagcctcagaaatcgcaagttaacagcagctcagatcagagagcagatgaatgccacacagagttctagcagcagacccatctctagaacaactgttaagaggagactgcgcgaatcaggccttcatggtcaaatagctgctaggaaaccactgctaaggaggcaacaagcagaagagatttgtttgggccaagaaacacaaggaatggacattagaccagtggaaatctgtgctttggtctgattcGTCCAAATtcgagatctttggttccaaccgccgtgtctttgtgagacgcagaaaaggtgaacggatggattccacatgcctggttcccactgtgaagcatggagggggaggaggtgtgatggtgtgggggtgttttgctggtgacactgttggggatttattcaaaattgaaggcacactgaaccagcatggctaccacagcatcctgcagcgacatgccatcccatccggtttgcgtttagttggaccatcatttcattttcaacaggacaatgaccccaaacacacctccaggctgtgtaagggctatttgaccaagaaggagagtgatggagtgctgcggcagatgacctggcctccacagtcaccggacctgaacccaatggagatggtttggggtgagctggaccgcagagtgaaggcaaaggggccaacaagtgctaaacacctctgggaactccttcaagactgttggaaaaccatttcaggtgactacctcttgaagctcatggagagaatgccaagagtgtgcaaagcagtaatcagagcaaagggtggctattttgaagaaactagaatataaaacatgttttcatttattttacctttttttgttaagtacataactccacatgtgttcattcatagttttgatgccttcagtgagaatctacaatgtaaatagtcatgaaaataaagaaaacgcattgaatgagaaggtgtgtccaaacttttggcctgtactgtatgtcacactagaggccgacgaTGTGATGTTAAATGTCATGACTGTCATGACCCTTGATTCCAGGATgtcagcatgctgtctaaaaatcacacactggagcgatATGATGGTACCTttatttggttctgtgtaaaaatgcaaagacagcatgaagaagggactttgaagtgcaatctctgtgtaaaaagggctactgatGCAACATTTAGTGGGAGTGCTCGAGCCAATACATAATATTCCAGTACTATTCAAACAATCTCCAGCGCCAGTGACAGCTCCTTATGTTTAATGAAACTCACCCTGTCATGAGCTGTCAGGCACGGTAGATGGTATATGATTTCTCCCACGTCCACTTTGTCCACAAAGGTCGGCATTTTCCGCCGCACAAATTCATTGTACAGCCGGTCACTGGCGAATGACATCTGTgaaatcaatcagttttattagtcacatgaaatcatataAGACACAAATGCAGTGAAATATAATCCTGTCAGATCCTTCAATAAGAgtgtaataataaatatttgtgTCTGATTAAGGGGGGTTCTGGGGCAGTCTTGGCCAATGACCTTATTTC
This window encodes:
- the pank2 gene encoding pantothenate kinase 2, mitochondrial isoform X1, with the translated sequence MAFNGHQRDDESIDEDETPTKQPRSDKEMPGYLRNEPNNEAAAPAGRATSDRRTSNSTARHRSDSVKKTRPPFPWFGMDIGGTLVKLVYFEPKDITAEEEQEEVENLKSIRRYLTSNTAYGKTGIRDVHLELQDLTLCGRTGNLHFIRFPTHDLPAFLQMGRNKHFSSLHTTLCATGGGAYKFESDFRTMADLQLHKLDELDCLIRGVLYIDSVVSRGPSECYYFENPTDPDRCIQKPYTLENPYPLLLVNIGSGVSILAVYSENNYKRVTGTSLGGGTFLGLCCLLTGCSTFEEALEMASQGESTRVDKLVRDIYGGDYERFGLPGWAVASSFGNMMSKEKRESVSKEDLARATLVTITNNIGSITRMCALNENIERVVFVGNFLRVNTLSMKLLAYAMDYWSKGQLKALFLQHEGYFGAVGALLELLHPS
- the mavs gene encoding mitochondrial antiviral-signaling protein codes for the protein MSFASDRLYNEFVRRKMPTFVDKVDVGEIIYHLPCLTAHDRENIEARRQNRGNREGVAMLLDCLKRRENWPEQFIEALEACEQWTLAAEMRAKYNALRGIRQAAVAPPAEASAPPEPAAQASPPVQPQAPQSSAAQVPEAVSPPEPVPEPPQSTQAEVAPPPSTPPPSPAAPHTQPTTPPPPQRETNSHQEPVENSESDIQDVSADDVVIPDQVSAGNREVSISSVDAPQPSCPVEQCETHTASPDLLQTTTTSTEVSPPQSPSAAQMNSDVTDGSSFLTLTPERPPVQDTSPPGDFKAVLQPEETSEPPAAQVVESSPQTEAAATTSPPPGAAGMGAPLCDDSFVCLSKPGALISVHPLNHSSPTIPAQSLLVPPYSGNTGRLEISSSVSVAVTTAQSSTCSYVSSTTVTTASALPCQETGITLNHNEPEENHYESPHNSLGMQSVQEHVGHVSEEPSILNLDGQNMTPQVPAVCSEAAKEMTSAPPLSNNAADTVPSVNTSCSENHHPSEPTPTDLSAEPKTLQDSEDKMACRTLTPNTKYILIAAAVGACALLMAWRFKH